Proteins from a single region of Desulfolutivibrio sulfoxidireducens:
- a CDS encoding sensor domain-containing diguanylate cyclase: MRISIKTRLFLSHFLAVVLVSGSIGTYFYVSALDSLLENLKHRLSSTAAMAAESLDAASLDAVRGPGDVSLPAYRDGLDVLRRLRRTNPDIAYLYVMRREGEKTFFVVDSDESEEQALPGTEYPSPPASLLAGFSGPAVDDRLYKDAWGVFMSGYAPLRGGKDSYLLGIDMRDAEVERKLWHLRLSGIISLSLSLGLAFVFASVLARRINRPIRLFAKTCAEVAEGRPGGRVDVHTGDELDRLASALNDMSARLAETLARRDEAEAQLRRSRNELEARVEERTMELQRVNAQLVFEIEERKKAERALYAAAMTDPLTGLPNRRAMERQLAAHVARVGRGSSPFAILSCDVDWFKSVNDAYGHEIGDQLLRLAAETLQASVRTGDMVCRWGGEEFLILLADTDLEGGRIAAEKLRHAFEKLVLPVNGEGVSRTISIGVAVCRDCLDVDEVVRQADEALYAAKNQGRNRVAVKVSA, translated from the coding sequence ATGCGTATCTCGATCAAGACCCGGCTGTTTCTGAGCCACTTTCTGGCCGTGGTGCTCGTCTCGGGCAGCATCGGCACCTATTTTTATGTCAGCGCCCTGGACAGCCTGCTTGAAAACCTGAAGCACCGTTTGTCAAGCACGGCGGCCATGGCCGCCGAATCCCTGGACGCCGCCAGCCTGGACGCCGTGCGCGGCCCCGGGGACGTCTCCCTGCCCGCCTACCGTGACGGACTCGACGTGCTGCGCCGGCTGCGGCGAACCAATCCGGACATCGCCTATCTGTACGTCATGCGCCGGGAAGGGGAGAAGACCTTTTTCGTTGTCGATTCGGACGAGTCGGAGGAGCAGGCCCTGCCCGGAACCGAGTATCCCAGCCCTCCGGCATCTCTCCTGGCCGGCTTTTCCGGCCCCGCGGTGGACGACCGGCTGTACAAGGACGCCTGGGGGGTGTTCATGTCCGGATATGCGCCGCTACGCGGCGGCAAGGACAGCTATCTTCTGGGCATCGACATGCGCGACGCCGAGGTGGAACGCAAACTCTGGCATCTGCGTTTGTCGGGAATCATCTCCTTAAGCTTGTCCCTGGGACTGGCCTTCGTCTTCGCCTCGGTGCTGGCCCGGCGCATCAACCGGCCCATCCGGTTGTTCGCAAAAACCTGCGCCGAAGTGGCCGAGGGGCGTCCGGGCGGTCGCGTGGACGTGCATACCGGGGACGAACTGGACCGCCTGGCCTCGGCCTTGAACGACATGTCCGCCCGGCTGGCCGAGACCCTGGCCCGCCGGGATGAGGCCGAGGCCCAGTTACGCAGGTCCCGGAACGAACTGGAGGCCAGGGTCGAGGAACGGACCATGGAGCTTCAGCGGGTCAACGCGCAACTGGTGTTCGAGATCGAGGAGCGCAAAAAGGCCGAGCGGGCGCTTTACGCGGCGGCCATGACCGATCCGCTCACCGGGCTTCCCAACCGCAGGGCCATGGAACGGCAACTCGCGGCCCATGTGGCCAGGGTGGGGCGCGGGAGCAGCCCCTTTGCCATCCTTTCGTGCGACGTGGATTGGTTCAAGTCGGTCAACGACGCCTACGGCCACGAGATCGGCGACCAGTTGCTGCGTCTGGCGGCCGAGACGCTTCAGGCCTCGGTCCGGACCGGGGACATGGTGTGCCGGTGGGGCGGGGAGGAATTTTTGATTCTTCTGGCGGACACGGACCTGGAGGGCGGGCGGATTGCGGCTGAAAAACTGCGTCACGCCTTTGAGAAGCTCGTCTTGCCGGTCAACGGAGAGGGCGTCTCGCGGACCATCAGCATCGGCGTGGCCGTGTGCCGGGATTGCCTGGATGTGGACGAGGTGGTGCGCCAGGCCGACGAGGCGTTGTATGCGGCCAAGAACCAGGGACGCAACCGGGTGGCGGTCAAGGTGTCGGCGTAG
- a CDS encoding AraC family transcriptional regulator — protein sequence MARNPTHAHVTFHRDPDLPGFELRYSRYGGHAFRKHTHAAYCVGLVESGESDFYLDGCVLRTAPGDVVCINPGEVHACNPDPGSAMIYRMAYLAPAWIDRVGAEIFAPGSGGFRFTRPVLRDADIFEAFSRLYLAAEAGAEALEKEILLVSALGALLTRFAGVAPDPADGENVAARAVRELLEADPAAGLTLDDLARAAGRGRYHTLRLFREAYGLPPHAYRTQLRVEMAKRLLSQGRSIIDTALETGFSDQSHFTRVFREHTGATPNQYLAG from the coding sequence ATGGCCAGAAATCCCACCCACGCCCACGTCACCTTCCACCGCGACCCGGACCTGCCGGGCTTCGAACTGCGCTATTCCCGCTACGGCGGCCACGCCTTCCGCAAGCACACCCACGCCGCCTACTGCGTGGGCCTGGTAGAATCCGGGGAGAGCGACTTTTACCTGGACGGGTGCGTCCTGCGCACCGCGCCGGGCGACGTGGTGTGCATCAACCCCGGCGAGGTCCACGCCTGCAACCCCGACCCCGGCTCGGCCATGATCTACCGCATGGCCTACCTGGCCCCGGCCTGGATCGACCGCGTGGGCGCAGAGATTTTCGCCCCGGGGTCCGGGGGCTTCCGGTTCACGCGTCCGGTGCTGCGCGACGCGGACATCTTCGAGGCCTTTTCGCGCCTGTATCTGGCCGCCGAGGCCGGGGCCGAGGCCCTGGAAAAGGAGATCCTGCTGGTGTCCGCGCTGGGCGCGCTTCTCACCCGGTTCGCCGGAGTCGCGCCCGACCCGGCCGACGGCGAAAACGTCGCGGCCAGGGCCGTGCGGGAGCTGTTGGAGGCCGACCCGGCGGCCGGGCTGACCCTGGACGACCTGGCCCGGGCCGCCGGTCGCGGCCGCTACCACACCCTGCGCCTTTTCCGGGAGGCCTACGGCCTGCCGCCCCATGCCTACCGCACCCAGCTCCGGGTGGAGATGGCCAAGCGGCTTTTGTCCCAGGGCCGGTCCATCATCGACACCGCCCTGGAAACCGGCTTTTCCGACCAGAGCCACTTCACCCGGGTCTTCCGGGAGCACACCGGGGCCACCCCCAACCAGTACCTGGCTGGATAG
- a CDS encoding DMT family transporter — MMRPDASVVPVVCLGGAVLLWGTSFVAAKEALTAFSPLALVFARMALASAVFACFRPAMRKSRPLPGDWKWLALLCLFQPCLYFLFEANALTLTTASQAGVISSLVPLLVAAGAWAFFAEPLSARAAAGLVLCLTGVAGLSLGATVEGEAPDPVLGNVLELAAMACAAGYMLVVKHLSPRHDPWRLTALQCLAGAVFFLPAALGAPGRMWLEADALALASAAYLGLGVTVGAFGLYNMAMARMPAGRAAMAINLVPPAALIAGVVFRGDTLSMGQLAACAAIAAGVLLGRVGRAKNASAGGSPAPVGAKSV; from the coding sequence ATGATGCGTCCTGACGCGTCCGTTGTGCCGGTTGTATGTCTGGGCGGGGCCGTACTCTTGTGGGGCACCAGTTTCGTGGCCGCCAAGGAGGCGTTGACCGCCTTTTCGCCCCTGGCCCTGGTCTTTGCGCGCATGGCCCTGGCCTCGGCGGTGTTTGCCTGCTTCCGGCCGGCCATGCGAAAAAGCCGGCCGCTGCCAGGAGATTGGAAGTGGCTGGCTCTTTTGTGCCTGTTTCAGCCCTGCCTGTATTTCCTGTTCGAGGCCAACGCCCTGACCCTGACCACAGCCTCCCAGGCCGGGGTCATCTCCTCCCTGGTGCCGCTTCTGGTCGCGGCCGGGGCCTGGGCGTTTTTCGCCGAACCGCTTTCGGCGCGCGCGGCGGCCGGGCTTGTCCTGTGCCTTACCGGCGTGGCCGGGCTCTCCTTGGGGGCCACTGTGGAGGGTGAGGCCCCGGACCCGGTCCTGGGCAACGTCCTGGAGCTTGCGGCCATGGCCTGCGCCGCCGGCTACATGCTGGTGGTCAAGCACTTAAGCCCCCGGCACGATCCCTGGCGGCTGACGGCCCTGCAATGCCTGGCCGGGGCGGTTTTTTTCCTGCCGGCGGCACTTGGCGCGCCGGGGCGCATGTGGCTTGAGGCCGACGCCTTGGCCTTGGCCTCGGCCGCCTATCTGGGGCTGGGGGTCACGGTGGGGGCGTTTGGGCTCTACAATATGGCCATGGCCCGCATGCCCGCCGGCCGGGCGGCCATGGCCATCAACCTGGTGCCGCCGGCGGCATTGATCGCCGGCGTGGTCTTTCGCGGCGACACGCTTTCCATGGGGCAGCTTGCGGCCTGCGCGGCCATCGCCGCCGGCGTGCTTCTGGGCCGTGTTGGCCGGGCCAAAAACGCCTCGGCCGGAGGTTCTCCCGCCCCCGTGGGGGCAAAAAGTGTCTGA
- a CDS encoding DUF3313 domain-containing protein — MKPSLRLSVACVVFFTASLLCVGCQSTMRAKPAEGTGFVPMDQLQAQADLPFNKVWLKQGVDFEAYRRIFVAEVDTSHLLAATWWQTTFRPDKVEADARAVAGYMRQHLIDALRADKNKHFSVLDTPEPGSLTLETALTELVPSNPVMGALALAAPYGSGTALQAVETQTGGAATVSFEARLRDTGTGEIVAMFADRENGKVAPINLNALTWYGEAHDIINDWSAEFVQVMDRKPGQVVKPASPFTLLPW, encoded by the coding sequence ATGAAACCCTCCCTGCGGTTGTCCGTCGCCTGCGTCGTTTTTTTCACCGCGAGTCTTCTCTGCGTCGGCTGCCAGTCGACCATGCGGGCCAAGCCGGCCGAGGGGACGGGATTCGTGCCCATGGACCAGCTTCAGGCCCAGGCCGACCTGCCCTTCAACAAGGTCTGGCTCAAGCAGGGCGTGGACTTCGAGGCCTACCGGAGGATCTTCGTGGCCGAGGTGGACACCTCGCATCTGCTTGCGGCCACCTGGTGGCAGACCACGTTTCGGCCGGACAAGGTGGAGGCCGACGCCCGGGCGGTGGCCGGCTACATGCGCCAGCACCTGATCGACGCCCTTCGCGCGGATAAAAACAAGCATTTTTCTGTGTTGGACACGCCGGAGCCAGGCTCCCTGACCCTTGAGACGGCCCTGACCGAGCTTGTGCCCAGCAATCCGGTCATGGGCGCCCTGGCCCTGGCCGCGCCCTACGGCTCAGGGACGGCCCTGCAGGCCGTGGAAACCCAGACCGGCGGGGCGGCCACGGTGTCCTTCGAGGCCAGGCTGCGCGACACGGGCACGGGCGAGATCGTGGCCATGTTCGCGGACCGGGAGAACGGCAAGGTGGCGCCGATAAACCTCAATGCCCTGACCTGGTACGGCGAGGCCCACGACATCATCAACGACTGGTCGGCCGAGTTCGTCCAGGTCATGGACCGCAAGCCGGGCCAGGTCGTGAAGCCGGCCAGCCCGTTCACGCTTCTGCCCTGGTGA
- a CDS encoding cache domain-containing protein, with protein MDRELIKKHEKTLLTAMTSVDQCQRVLSRLDRQWTRATLTGKINCSRIAQTLIDFIIATQENFTSLQTTLIDTLVVESTQKVVLEIAAVAQVAIDILKRNLFERTADVGFLATDDDIVRFLLDGGDEPEAREAIEERLAEYRAKYTVYDEILVLDTDGCVRAHLDRDNPVTRSHDPLIARTLAADQYVETYGESDLAPGRGNVLLYSQAIRDPGTGSPLGVLCLRFDFDGEMAGIFEKLGQSSEDVIILILDESGKAIATSDPVQAPAGRAYPMALTDDFHLVQIAGQPCLAKTLATNGYQGFFGLPWYGHVLKPVTTAFGNGSNGHCLDERAIRKNAIFSGRLVQVEEASENVLSDLELVVQNGEIMAAKKSLQADPSERVEAHALPHVLNEVKKIGDQVQHVFQASTDGLLRLVTSSRLHDVRFLAQLAIDIMDRNLYERANDCRWWALTSDFRRILDAPAVTVADNDRMREILAYINSLYTVYTNLFLYDRAGKVLACSNPDEHRLEGRVLDAGFVAQALRLTDSQSYAVSDFEPTDLYAENGHPRPTYVYNAAVTSLARPGEVIGGIGIVFDSAPQFLSMLSDCLPRDGQGRIQEGSEGLFVEPGGRIIASTNPDHSPGDVIDLAAIFCQLSHGQFTSHLVTEGDRLYAVGCAHCSGYREYKRDGAYANDLLAVIKVRI; from the coding sequence ATGGACAGAGAACTGATCAAGAAACACGAGAAAACACTGCTGACGGCCATGACCTCCGTGGACCAGTGCCAACGCGTCCTCTCGCGCCTGGACCGGCAATGGACCCGGGCCACGCTGACCGGAAAGATCAATTGTAGTCGCATCGCCCAGACGCTGATCGATTTCATCATCGCCACCCAGGAGAATTTCACCTCCCTGCAGACCACCCTGATCGACACCCTGGTCGTGGAGAGCACCCAAAAGGTGGTCCTGGAGATCGCGGCCGTGGCCCAGGTGGCCATCGACATCCTCAAGCGCAATCTGTTCGAGCGCACCGCCGACGTGGGGTTTCTGGCCACGGACGACGACATCGTGCGCTTCCTCCTTGACGGCGGTGACGAACCGGAGGCCCGGGAGGCCATCGAGGAGCGCCTTGCCGAGTACCGCGCCAAATATACGGTGTATGACGAAATCCTGGTGCTGGACACGGACGGATGCGTCCGCGCCCACCTGGACCGGGACAATCCCGTGACCCGGTCGCATGACCCGCTCATCGCCCGGACCCTGGCCGCGGATCAGTATGTGGAGACCTATGGGGAGTCCGACCTGGCCCCGGGGCGCGGGAACGTGCTTCTGTATTCCCAGGCCATCCGGGACCCCGGGACCGGCTCGCCCCTTGGCGTGTTGTGCCTGCGCTTCGATTTCGACGGCGAGATGGCCGGAATCTTCGAGAAGCTCGGCCAGTCCTCCGAGGACGTCATCATCCTGATCCTCGATGAGTCCGGCAAGGCCATCGCCACCAGCGACCCGGTCCAGGCCCCGGCCGGACGCGCCTACCCCATGGCCCTGACCGATGATTTCCATCTGGTCCAGATCGCCGGACAGCCCTGCCTGGCCAAGACCCTGGCAACCAACGGCTACCAGGGCTTTTTCGGGCTACCCTGGTACGGGCATGTGCTCAAGCCGGTGACCACGGCCTTTGGCAACGGCTCAAACGGGCATTGCCTGGACGAACGCGCCATCCGCAAAAACGCCATCTTTTCCGGCCGCTTGGTCCAGGTGGAGGAGGCCTCGGAAAACGTCCTGTCGGACCTGGAACTGGTGGTCCAAAACGGGGAGATCATGGCCGCCAAGAAGTCCCTCCAGGCCGATCCCTCGGAGCGGGTCGAGGCCCATGCCCTGCCCCACGTCCTAAACGAGGTCAAAAAGATCGGCGACCAGGTGCAGCACGTCTTCCAGGCCTCCACGGACGGCCTGCTGCGGCTGGTCACCTCCTCCAGGCTCCACGACGTGCGTTTTCTGGCCCAACTGGCCATCGACATCATGGACCGCAACCTCTACGAGCGGGCCAACGACTGCCGCTGGTGGGCCCTGACCTCGGATTTCCGGCGCATCCTGGACGCCCCGGCCGTGACTGTGGCCGACAATGACCGGATGCGCGAGATCCTGGCCTACATCAACAGCCTCTACACCGTGTATACGAATCTTTTCCTCTACGACCGGGCCGGCAAGGTCCTGGCCTGCTCCAACCCCGACGAGCACCGCCTGGAGGGACGGGTCCTGGACGCCGGTTTCGTGGCCCAGGCGCTCCGCCTCACCGATTCCCAGTCCTACGCGGTCTCGGATTTCGAGCCCACCGACCTCTACGCCGAAAACGGCCATCCCCGGCCCACCTACGTCTACAACGCCGCCGTCACCTCCCTGGCCCGTCCGGGCGAGGTCATCGGCGGCATCGGCATCGTCTTCGACTCCGCGCCGCAGTTTCTGTCCATGCTCAGCGACTGCCTGCCCCGCGACGGCCAGGGGCGCATCCAGGAGGGATCCGAGGGCTTGTTCGTGGAGCCCGGCGGCCGAATCATCGCCTCGACCAATCCGGACCACTCCCCGGGGGATGTGATCGACCTCGCGGCGATCTTTTGCCAGCTCTCCCATGGGCAGTTCACCTCCCATCTGGTCACCGAGGGGGACAGGCTCTATGCCGTGGGCTGCGCCCATTGTTCCGGCTACCGCGAATACAAGCGCGACGGGGCTTACGCCAACGATCTGTTGGCGGTCATCAAGGTGCGCATCTGA
- a CDS encoding bacteriohemerythrin, whose amino-acid sequence MALLEWNDRLSVNIREIDDQHKQLVGMVNRLHTAMKEGKADTISMQIVEDMKKYAASHFATEERHMKTHGYPGYREHKTEHEKFVAKVVQVEKDLRTGKCAMSMDILNFLSNWLVDHIKGTDKKYSPFLNQAGIH is encoded by the coding sequence ATGGCTCTGCTCGAATGGAATGACCGCCTTTCGGTGAACATTCGGGAAATCGACGACCAGCACAAACAACTCGTGGGCATGGTCAACCGCCTGCACACAGCCATGAAGGAGGGGAAAGCGGATACGATTTCGATGCAAATCGTCGAGGACATGAAGAAATACGCCGCCAGCCATTTCGCCACGGAAGAGCGGCACATGAAGACCCATGGCTATCCCGGGTACCGGGAACACAAGACCGAGCATGAAAAATTCGTGGCCAAGGTCGTTCAGGTCGAAAAGGACCTCAGGACCGGCAAATGCGCCATGTCCATGGACATCCTGAACTTCCTGTCCAACTGGCTGGTGGACCACATCAAAGGCACGGACAAGAAGTACAGCCCGTTCCTCAACCAGGCCGGGATCCACTAA
- a CDS encoding methyl-accepting chemotaxis protein produces the protein MGNGLSLFAAAAAIVLVLTTGALGLLDGPWNKAAPALAMVCVATIVASWAASRKAMANLLGNLRELLQKEDLPAEVETDQLVQNLVRQFGAAREERRKALTLLARLPLPCMTVICSGELSWRNESMARLMNEVGDVADRDPVAAFCARTSARTWEDLRSGRFDGPLLRVARPKGEESLFRVDVVEIGNEGCLLCLFQDLTSQSRDVLRLQAQHTEVRQRNTRIEEGAATLAALTQEISRDLAALAASMHDSKDQARQVAQAMREMTDNVRMMATMAAETAKTATGAENQARDGVGTIKRTAEVTHKVVDSYDHLQAILSQLVNKAGSVGSVVGIISDIADQTNLLALNAAIEAARAGEAGRGFAVVADEVRKLAEKTIRATKEVHEAVRAIESCSHRAVAAMAATNQDITTSFTLVMSVEDTFAAIAEAMVKASRGIDDIARRAEKQCASSFEINMCAINVTDNAQEVYDEVQHASQDLERLVAQVGTVRRLADGPGVR, from the coding sequence ATGGGCAACGGACTCTCCCTTTTTGCGGCCGCGGCGGCCATCGTACTGGTCCTGACGACCGGAGCGCTCGGGCTTCTCGACGGACCGTGGAACAAGGCGGCCCCAGCCTTGGCCATGGTCTGCGTCGCGACCATCGTGGCCAGTTGGGCCGCCAGCCGCAAGGCCATGGCCAACCTCCTCGGGAATCTTCGGGAGCTTCTGCAAAAAGAGGATCTTCCCGCAGAGGTCGAAACGGATCAACTCGTACAAAACCTGGTGCGGCAGTTCGGCGCCGCGCGCGAGGAACGCCGCAAGGCCCTCACCCTTTTGGCGCGTCTTCCGCTCCCCTGCATGACGGTCATCTGTTCCGGCGAACTGAGTTGGCGCAACGAGTCCATGGCCCGGCTCATGAACGAGGTCGGCGATGTTGCCGACCGGGACCCGGTTGCGGCCTTCTGCGCCAGAACCAGCGCCAGGACCTGGGAAGACCTGCGGTCCGGACGCTTTGACGGGCCGCTCTTGCGTGTGGCGCGCCCAAAAGGCGAGGAATCCCTGTTCCGGGTGGATGTGGTCGAAATAGGCAACGAGGGCTGCCTGCTGTGTCTTTTCCAGGACTTGACCAGCCAGTCCCGCGATGTCTTGCGGCTGCAGGCCCAACACACGGAGGTCCGGCAACGAAACACCCGGATCGAGGAGGGGGCGGCCACCCTGGCCGCCTTGACCCAGGAAATCAGCCGGGATCTGGCCGCCCTGGCCGCATCCATGCATGACTCCAAGGATCAGGCCCGCCAGGTGGCCCAGGCCATGCGGGAGATGACCGACAACGTGCGCATGATGGCCACCATGGCCGCGGAAACCGCCAAGACCGCCACAGGGGCCGAGAACCAAGCCCGCGACGGGGTCGGGACCATCAAGCGGACCGCCGAGGTGACGCACAAGGTGGTGGACTCCTACGACCATTTGCAGGCCATTCTCTCGCAGTTGGTGAACAAGGCCGGGAGCGTCGGGAGCGTGGTCGGCATCATCTCCGACATCGCCGACCAGACCAACCTTCTGGCCCTCAACGCGGCCATTGAGGCCGCCCGGGCCGGCGAGGCCGGACGCGGCTTCGCCGTGGTCGCCGACGAGGTCCGCAAGCTGGCCGAAAAGACCATCCGGGCCACCAAGGAGGTCCACGAGGCCGTGCGGGCCATCGAGTCCTGCTCCCACCGGGCCGTGGCGGCCATGGCGGCCACGAACCAGGACATCACCACGTCCTTCACCCTGGTCATGTCCGTGGAGGACACGTTTGCGGCCATAGCCGAGGCCATGGTCAAAGCCTCCCGGGGGATCGACGACATCGCCCGTCGGGCCGAGAAGCAGTGCGCCTCCAGTTTCGAGATCAACATGTGCGCCATAAACGTCACTGACAACGCCCAGGAGGTGTACGACGAGGTCCAGCACGCCAGCCAGGACCTGGAACGGCTGGTGGCCCAGGTCGGTACGGTGCGCCGCCTGGCTGACGGCCCGGGCGTGCGCTGA
- a CDS encoding MucR family transcriptional regulator: MEDYLKSALEIVKAQASVRNMTDEEITSMVRRLSDGIREISEGCSPGEKVATAGLDPKKAVKEKTITCLECGKTFKVITKKHLGSHGLTPEEYKEKHGLKKGSPLVCKALQRDRRKKMKEMRLWEKKAAKASK; the protein is encoded by the coding sequence ATGGAAGACTATTTGAAAAGCGCCCTGGAAATCGTAAAAGCGCAGGCATCCGTCAGGAATATGACCGACGAGGAAATCACCTCCATGGTCAGAAGGCTGTCGGACGGTATTCGGGAAATCAGCGAAGGGTGTTCTCCGGGAGAGAAAGTGGCCACAGCCGGGCTTGACCCGAAAAAGGCCGTGAAGGAAAAAACCATCACCTGCCTGGAGTGCGGCAAGACCTTCAAGGTCATCACCAAGAAACATCTTGGTTCACACGGCCTGACTCCCGAGGAATACAAGGAAAAACACGGTCTCAAAAAGGGCTCTCCCCTGGTGTGCAAGGCCCTGCAGCGCGACCGTCGCAAGAAGATGAAAGAGATGCGGCTTTGGGAGAAGAAGGCCGCCAAGGCCAGCAAATAA
- a CDS encoding HU family DNA-binding protein, whose protein sequence is MAKADLIEKVQVKAGFDTKAAAGKALDAVVEVIKDALVAGETVTLTGFGSFKVSERAARTGRNPQTGKEINIPASKAVKFTVGKALKEAVK, encoded by the coding sequence ATGGCCAAAGCTGATTTGATCGAAAAGGTACAGGTCAAGGCGGGATTCGACACCAAGGCCGCGGCCGGAAAGGCCCTGGACGCCGTGGTGGAGGTCATCAAGGACGCGCTGGTTGCCGGGGAAACCGTGACCCTGACCGGTTTCGGCTCGTTCAAGGTGTCCGAACGCGCCGCCCGCACCGGGCGCAATCCCCAGACCGGCAAGGAGATCAATATCCCCGCATCCAAGGCGGTGAAGTTTACCGTGGGCAAGGCCCTCAAGGAAGCGGTGAAGTAG
- a CDS encoding FprA family A-type flavoprotein, whose product MQPVEITKDVHWVGVVDWDCRDFHGYSTSPRGTTYNAYLIKDEKITLFDTVKSEFTGNLLCNIAHIVKPGDIDYIVVNHVEMDHSGALPEIVAKVKPEKIFCSPMGERALKLHFDVTGWPIQVVATGDSVKIGRRTLNFLETRMLHWPDSMATHIPEDKILITNDAFGQNIAGSERFADEVDRFELDRQMVRYYANIVLPFSPITLKVIEKIESLNLAIDYLLPDHGVMFRGPDVAYAIDSYKSLAAQKPTKKAVVVYDTMWHSTEKMAHAIADGLLSEGLSVKIMNLHVFDHSDVMEEVQNAGAVVVGSPTHNNGIMPRVADLLTYMKGLKPQNKVGGAFGSYGWSGEAAKAIGEWLAAMGMDMPVEPLRTLYIPRHEDLAKYVEMGRTIGRAVAAKVG is encoded by the coding sequence ATGCAGCCCGTTGAAATTACAAAAGATGTCCACTGGGTCGGGGTTGTGGACTGGGATTGCCGCGACTTTCACGGCTATTCCACCTCTCCACGCGGCACCACCTACAACGCCTATCTGATCAAGGACGAAAAGATCACCCTGTTCGATACGGTCAAATCCGAGTTCACGGGGAACCTTCTGTGCAACATCGCCCACATCGTGAAACCGGGAGACATCGATTATATCGTGGTCAACCATGTGGAGATGGACCATTCCGGGGCCCTCCCGGAGATCGTGGCCAAGGTCAAACCGGAAAAGATCTTCTGCTCGCCCATGGGCGAGCGGGCCCTTAAGCTGCATTTCGACGTCACCGGCTGGCCCATCCAGGTGGTGGCCACCGGCGACTCGGTGAAGATCGGCCGCCGCACCCTGAACTTTCTGGAAACCCGCATGCTGCACTGGCCCGACAGCATGGCCACCCATATCCCCGAGGACAAAATCCTCATCACCAACGACGCCTTCGGCCAGAACATCGCCGGAAGCGAACGCTTTGCCGACGAGGTGGACCGCTTTGAGCTGGACCGGCAGATGGTCCGCTACTATGCCAACATCGTGTTGCCCTTCTCGCCCATTACCCTCAAGGTCATCGAGAAGATCGAGTCCCTGAATCTGGCCATCGACTACCTGCTGCCGGACCACGGCGTGATGTTCCGGGGCCCGGATGTGGCCTACGCCATCGACTCCTACAAATCCCTGGCCGCCCAGAAGCCCACGAAAAAGGCCGTGGTGGTCTACGACACCATGTGGCACTCCACGGAAAAAATGGCCCACGCCATCGCCGACGGCCTGTTGTCCGAGGGGCTTTCGGTCAAGATCATGAACCTGCACGTCTTCGATCACAGCGACGTCATGGAGGAGGTCCAGAACGCCGGGGCCGTGGTGGTGGGCTCTCCCACCCACAATAACGGCATCATGCCCCGGGTGGCGGACCTGCTGACCTACATGAAGGGCTTAAAACCCCAAAACAAGGTCGGCGGGGCGTTCGGGTCCTACGGCTGGAGCGGCGAGGCCGCCAAGGCCATCGGCGAATGGCTTGCGGCCATGGGCATGGACATGCCGGTCGAGCCTTTGCGCACGCTGTACATTCCCAGACACGAGGACCTGGCCAAGTACGTGGAGATGGGCCGGACCATAGGCCGGGCCGTGGCGGCCAAGGTCGGCTGA
- the rd gene encoding rubredoxin, producing MDRYVCNICGYVYDPKDGDPDNGVKPGTAFNDLPEDWVCPVCGAAKDEFSKE from the coding sequence ATGGACAGGTATGTCTGTAACATCTGCGGCTATGTGTATGATCCCAAGGACGGCGACCCGGACAACGGCGTCAAGCCCGGCACCGCATTTAACGATCTGCCCGAAGACTGGGTCTGTCCTGTGTGCGGGGCCGCCAAGGACGAGTTCTCCAAGGAATAA